The DNA region CATGGAAGCCTAAATTTTGGGCGGAGGCGATTTTACCATACAATCCAATGCCCCATTTACAGCGGTGGATATATTCCCGCCTTTTGTGTATAATCCCAGCGTCGCCCTGATAGTTCAATGGACAGAACAAGGCACTCCTAAGGCTTAGATGTAGGTTCGATTCCTACTCAGGGCATCCGACAAAACGAATAGAAAAAAATTAATAATTTTCTAACCAATTTTAGACTTGCAATTTCTCGATAGTGGTAGTAATATTGTAAGCGTTGACCGCCAGGGTGCCCCCCTCACCCTGGCGGTCAACGCTTTAAACATATAAAAAGAGACAAAAAACGGACGTTTCGAAACGTCCGTTTTTTTAATTCCTATCTACTTCTTTTCGCCTTTTATCATTTGCCGCGCGGTCTGCATCAGTTCGTGTGCCGAGCGGATCGTGCTCTCGCCCACTTCGCCAAGCATCTGGGACAGTTCAAGCAGACGGGATTCGCCGTCTAGCGGCTCGACGCGGGTGAGGGTACGTCCCTTGTCCACAAGTTTTTGGACCTGGTAATGCTGGTCGCCGAAGACCGCCAGTTGCGGGAGATGCGTGACACAAAAGACCTGATGCGTGCGCGAGAGATTCCACAATTTTTGTCCGACGACCATGCCCACACGTCCGCCAATGCCTTGATCGATCTCATCGAAGATCAGCGAAGGGACTTCGTCGGCGCGCGCCATGACGTTCTTCAAACCGAGCATCAGGCGCGAGGTCTCGCCGCCGGATGCGATCTTCGCGAGCGGCTTGAGTCCTTCGCCGGGGTTCGGGGCGACGAGAAATTCCACGCGGTCGAATCCGTTCTGGTCGAAGGCGATGCGGGTTCCGTCTGCGAGGGGAATGCCGTTAGGCTCGGGCTTGGTCCTGAAATCCACGCCGAATTGGGCGGACGCCATGCGCAGGTCGTCGAGTTCGGTCTCAATTCCCTTGCCCATTTCCGCCGCCGCGGACTTGCGTTTTTCGGAGAGAGTAGTGCCCTGTTTGGAAAGTTTTTCCAGCAGTTTGGCTTCCTGCATTTCCAACTCGACGATGCGGTCCGCCGCGCCGGTGATGGTTTCAAGCTGCTTTTGGGCATCTTCGCCATAGGCAATGACCGCGGGGATGCTGCCGCCGTATTTGCGCGTGAGCGAGTGGATCAGGTCGAGGCGTTCCTCCACGTCATCGAGACGTTTGGGGTTGAACTCGATCTCTTCGAGATAATCACGCAGGTTATGGATGACCTCGGATATCGTGTCGAGCATGAGTTCGGCTTGGTTCGCCAGTTCCGCCTGCCCCGCATCGATTTTGGCGAGCGCGGCTAATGCCTGCGCCGCCTGCCCGACCAGATCTGTTGCGGCGGGAGTTTCCGGCGAGCCTTCATCCAGCACCGCAAGCGCCTCCTGCGCGTTCTGCGCCAGCGACTCAGCATTGGCAAGCCGGTCACGTTCCTTGCGGAGTTCCTCGTCCTCGCCCGGTTTCAGGCGCGCGGCTTCGATCTCCTCCACCTGATAGGTCAGCATTTCAGTGCGGCGGTCGGCGTCGGACTGCGCCTTCCGAAGCTCACCCAACTCACGGCGGAGATTCAGAAGCGCGTGATAGGTCTGGCGGTATTCCGTCAGCGGTTTGGCAACCTCCGCGTAACGGTCAAGTAAACCGAGATGTGCCTTGGGATCGAGCAGGGAGAGATGCTCCGCCTGCCCGTGGATGTCCACCAACAGCGCGCCGAGTTCCTTCAACAAACCGACATTCACTGTACGCCCGTTGACGCGTGCCACACTGCGCCCCTCCTTGCGGACCTCGCGCATCAGCGTGAGGTAATCGGGATCATCCAGCAGTTCCTCGCGTTTCAGGACCTCATGTACCGCCTCTTTTTCGGGACCTTTGAGTTGGAACACACCCTCGACAAATGCCGCGTCCGAATCCGTGCGGACGAAGGTCGTGTCCGCTTTGCCGCCGATGAGCATGACGACTGCATCAAGGATGATGGATTTTCCCGCACCGGTCTCGCCGGTGAGGATGATCAACCCGGGACCAAAACGCAGGTCGAGTTTGTCGATGATGGCGAAATTCTGGATGTGAAGTTCGGTGAGCATAAATTAGAGTTGGATCCCTGATGTGCGGGAGTAGACCATCGGGGTGGCGATGATGAGATAAATGACGATCCCGATGACGCCGAAGATATATCCCGTAAAAAGAAAACTGATCAGAACAGGCAGTGCGCCCAGCACCATGCCTGCGGCGAAGGTCACGAACAAGGCTTTCGAACGGCGTTTTCCGACGGCACGCAAAGCCAGATCGGCGATCCACCTGCCTGCCGCGCCGCCAATGCCTGCGGCGATGAAGAACATGAAAAAACCAATGAACGACCCGATGAAAGCGATCAATCCGCTGGCGATCAACGAAAGGATGGATGTAATCGCAAAACCGATCAGATAATCGTACCACTCGGCAGTGTCGAAGGCTTTTTGGTGCGCGCGCGAACAATCCCTGCAGATGTAACCCGTTGGGATGCGCACCGCGCAGGAGGTGCAGATCGGATTTTCACAGCGCTTGCAGCGCAGGGAAGTTTCACGGGTGGGATGGGCGTAACAAAATAAAGTCGTATTAGTCATCGCGGCAATCCTAAAGAGTTTTCGTTCATGTGCATGGTGATATTGCGGTAGAAGTAGCCGGGGTCTCCAAAACGGACGAACTGCGCCGTCACATCCGCAGCGGTGACGATCACCTGGTCATCTTCCATGACCGGGGTCGGCAACTGTCCGTCCACGCTCATCACGGCGTTTTCACTCTTGACCAAAATTTTCACCGAAGAACCTGCCGCCAAGACCACTGCCCGATCTACGGATAGGTGCGGGGCGATGGGCACCAGCAGGATATTGCGCAGTTCCGGCGGCAGGATCGGTCCGCCCGCCGCGAGCGCGTACGCAGTCGAACCAGTGGCGGTGGAGGCGATCAACCCGTCCGCGACGTAACTGGTCAACTGGCGGGCATCCACAAAAGCGGTCAGTCGTACAGGACGCAAGTTCTGTCCGCGCCCGACGACCACCTCATTCAACGCGTTGGAGCGCCCGATGGATTCCCCGCCGCGAAAGTGTTCGGCATGCAGCATCATGCGGTTTTCGATCCATGCCTCGCCGTTTAGCAATTTTTCAAAATACTCGTGCCATTCCTTGCGGTCGACCTGGATGAGAAATCCCAGCCTGCCAAGGTTGACGCCCAGGATCGGGACGCCGCTTGGCGCGCACAGGTGACCTGCCCGCAGGACGCTTCCATCCCCGCCGACGGCGATGAGCATATCGAACTCTCCCTGCTTCACCCGCTTGCGAAGGTCTTCATCGTACAACGAGCCGACAGGCGCTTCCATGCCTTTTTCCCGCAAAAAAGCGGACATCGCTTCCGCTTCCGTGAAGGCTTCCGGCATTTTCGGATACGCCGTAACTACAGGACGTTTGGGAATGAATGGCGTGGACATATCGGGGATTATACCTTTTGTCCATCCGACCTACGCCAGCTTTTCTTCACAGACAGCCTGATACCCGCATCGCTTACAACGGGATGCCTGCTCATGCGAGCGATGGACATTTCTCCTCGCATCGTCCTCGCGCATGTCCGCCAGCAGTTCGATCAGCGCGGACTCCAATTCCCTCGTATAGTCCACGGCGAAGTCGCGGTTCTCGTAATGGATGATGCCGTACGGCGGACGTTTTTTATACGTCTTCTCCACCAGCAGACAATACGACGCCAGTTGAAAGATATGCGAATCATACGGCGCTTCGGGCGCGCGCCCCGATTTGACCTCCACCGGGATAATCTGTCCGTTCTTTTCGATCAGGTAATCAGGCTTCCCCGTCAACCTGAGGGATGCGTAATACAACGGCTTCTCGACCTTGCCCCAGCCGTCCGTGTCGGTGTAGATGACCCGTCCGCCCGGCAGACCGGCGGCTTTTTGCTGGCGGTTCGACTGCCAGAAGAAGATCAAAGCAAGCACGAACAGGAGAAGAATAAGATAGATCATAAGAATTGATAGGCAAGATACGCCACCAGCGTAAGTACCGCCGCCAGAAACAGGATCCAGCCCACGGTCCGCGTGAGAAGCGAGGCGAATACCTGGCGTCCATGACGGCGGTGGAGGTCGGTCCCCGCCGCAAGTTCGATCTGATTCTCGGAGGGGACACCCGTCTTTCGATACCACCAGGCGCGGCGGCAGTACAGGTAATTTCCGATTTCAGAGGAGCGGATCGTGCGCATGGCGAAAGTATAGCACAAATTTTCTATGCCTTGCATGGCAGATAAACCGTGATAAACTTCCGATGCTGATTTCAAAATTCCATGGAGGAAACCATGACCCAACGCGAAACCTATGCCATCGAGATCGCCGGTGTGAAGCGCAACCTGCCGCTCTTCGAGATCAAACCCGGACTGCGCATTGCGATCCTGAACATCCTCGGCGACACCGAGCTGGTGCAAGCCTGCGCGCGCGGACTCGCCAAACAGATCCAGTCCATCGAGTATGACATGCTCGTCACCGCCGAGGCGAAATCCATTCCGCTGGCTCATGCGTTATCGGTCGAAACGAAGAAGCCGTACATTGTCCTCCGTAAAATGTACAAGCCCTACATGGGCGACGCCCTCAAAGCCGAAACGCTTTCCATCACCACTGGTCAGCCGCAAATTCTGATCCTCGACGAAAAAGACCGCGAAAGCATCAAAGGCAAAAAAGCGCTGATCGTGGACGATGTCATCAGCACAGGCTCCACGCTGCAGGGCATGCACATGATCCTCGACCAGGCGGGCGCAACCATCGCGGGCGAAGCGGCGATCCTGACCGAGGGCGACCACGCCCAGTGGACGCACATCCACGCGCTCGGGCATCTGCCTCTTTTTACAGATTAAATGACGCTCGCCCTCGGAATTGACCCCGGCACTGCGACGACAGGCTACGGGCTCGTGCGCCTCCTGCCGGACGGGGAACTGGTCGCTGTTTCCTTTGGCATTATCTCCACCCCCAAGGAAGCAACCCCGCCCGCGCGGCTGGAGATGCTCTTCAACGACCTGAACAAGCTGCTGAAAAAATACAAACCCGAGACCGCCGCCGTGGAAAAATTGTTCTTTTCACGGAATGTCACCACCGCCATCGCGGTGGGACAAGCGCGCGGCGTGGTTCTGCTGGCGTTGCAAAAAGCGGGGATCGAAGCCTTTGAGTACACTCCCAACGAGGTCAAACAAGCCGTGGCGGGGTACGGCTCCGCGGATAAGCGCCAGGTGCAGGAAATGGTGCGCGCGTTGCTGCAACTGGACAGCATCCCCAAACCTGACGATGCCGCCGATGCGCTGGCAATCGCCATCACGCATTTGAATACCAGCCGTTATTAACCACAGATAAACACGGATAAACGGGAGGTTGATGTGCAGCCCCAAGATGTAAATACCATAACCGAGAAAATCATTGGATGCGCTTACAA from Anaerolineales bacterium includes:
- the recN gene encoding DNA repair protein RecN yields the protein MLTELHIQNFAIIDKLDLRFGPGLIILTGETGAGKSIILDAVVMLIGGKADTTFVRTDSDAAFVEGVFQLKGPEKEAVHEVLKREELLDDPDYLTLMREVRKEGRSVARVNGRTVNVGLLKELGALLVDIHGQAEHLSLLDPKAHLGLLDRYAEVAKPLTEYRQTYHALLNLRRELGELRKAQSDADRRTEMLTYQVEEIEAARLKPGEDEELRKERDRLANAESLAQNAQEALAVLDEGSPETPAATDLVGQAAQALAALAKIDAGQAELANQAELMLDTISEVIHNLRDYLEEIEFNPKRLDDVEERLDLIHSLTRKYGGSIPAVIAYGEDAQKQLETITGAADRIVELEMQEAKLLEKLSKQGTTLSEKRKSAAAEMGKGIETELDDLRMASAQFGVDFRTKPEPNGIPLADGTRIAFDQNGFDRVEFLVAPNPGEGLKPLAKIASGGETSRLMLGLKNVMARADEVPSLIFDEIDQGIGGRVGMVVGQKLWNLSRTHQVFCVTHLPQLAVFGDQHYQVQKLVDKGRTLTRVEPLDGESRLLELSQMLGEVGESTIRSAHELMQTARQMIKGEKK
- a CDS encoding NAD(+)/NADH kinase; its protein translation is MSTPFIPKRPVVTAYPKMPEAFTEAEAMSAFLREKGMEAPVGSLYDEDLRKRVKQGEFDMLIAVGGDGSVLRAGHLCAPSGVPILGVNLGRLGFLIQVDRKEWHEYFEKLLNGEAWIENRMMLHAEHFRGGESIGRSNALNEVVVGRGQNLRPVRLTAFVDARQLTSYVADGLIASTATGSTAYALAAGGPILPPELRNILLVPIAPHLSVDRAVVLAAGSSVKILVKSENAVMSVDGQLPTPVMEDDQVIVTAADVTAQFVRFGDPGYFYRNITMHMNENSLGLPR
- the cas4 gene encoding CRISPR-associated protein Cas4; amino-acid sequence: MIYLILLLFVLALIFFWQSNRQQKAAGLPGGRVIYTDTDGWGKVEKPLYYASLRLTGKPDYLIEKNGQIIPVEVKSGRAPEAPYDSHIFQLASYCLLVEKTYKKRPPYGIIHYENRDFAVDYTRELESALIELLADMREDDARRNVHRSHEQASRCKRCGYQAVCEEKLA
- a CDS encoding phosphoribosyltransferase family protein, with translation MTQRETYAIEIAGVKRNLPLFEIKPGLRIAILNILGDTELVQACARGLAKQIQSIEYDMLVTAEAKSIPLAHALSVETKKPYIVLRKMYKPYMGDALKAETLSITTGQPQILILDEKDRESIKGKKALIVDDVISTGSTLQGMHMILDQAGATIAGEAAILTEGDHAQWTHIHALGHLPLFTD
- the ruvC gene encoding crossover junction endodeoxyribonuclease RuvC codes for the protein MTLALGIDPGTATTGYGLVRLLPDGELVAVSFGIISTPKEATPPARLEMLFNDLNKLLKKYKPETAAVEKLFFSRNVTTAIAVGQARGVVLLALQKAGIEAFEYTPNEVKQAVAGYGSADKRQVQEMVRALLQLDSIPKPDDAADALAIAITHLNTSRY